The following are from one region of the Fibrobacter sp. UWEL genome:
- the putP gene encoding sodium/proline symporter PutP yields the protein MTVVVFILYLLMMLGIGAYFSKKANSLNAYYLGDRGMNKWVVAMSAQASDMSGWMLMGLPGAIYLSGFSEAWIGIGLVIGTYFNWKIVGRRLRKYSHFCGDSITLPDFLSNRFRDNKGVIRVIASFFILAFFLFYTVSGFVASAKLFGTIFGLDYTTGLIIGAVVVVSYTFMGGFFAVCWTDFIQASMMLVAVLVIPTIICVSGGGFAATMDAVNGQNPYLMSLFTNASSGKAIGFVALISSLSWGLGYFGMPHILVRFMSIKNAEEIKHSRRIAMTWVIICLGAVIMIGLLGRYYVSANGLTLQDPERIFMVLCQALCHPAIASILMAAILAAIMSTADSQLLVSASAFSNDMYKHLFRKNASNKELMWVSRVVVAVIAIIAVLVALQGAPSADGVAKEGKSFLDVVMSLVSFAWGGFGATFGPLVLLALFWKRTTLPAAIAGMLVGGITTFVWKFYLSGLSGEIFQIYELVPGFVFSFATIVVVSLLTKQPSKEIQDEFDAVEHTRLSDMKL from the coding sequence ATGACTGTTGTAGTCTTTATTCTTTACCTCCTGATGATGCTGGGCATTGGTGCCTACTTCTCCAAAAAGGCAAACAGCCTGAACGCCTACTATCTGGGCGATCGTGGCATGAATAAGTGGGTGGTGGCTATGTCCGCCCAGGCTTCCGATATGAGTGGCTGGATGCTGATGGGCCTTCCTGGCGCTATCTATCTCAGCGGTTTCTCTGAAGCTTGGATTGGTATCGGTCTGGTGATTGGTACCTACTTCAACTGGAAGATTGTGGGTCGTCGTCTCCGTAAGTACTCTCACTTCTGTGGCGATTCCATTACCTTGCCGGACTTCCTCTCTAACCGTTTCCGCGACAATAAGGGCGTCATCCGCGTGATTGCATCCTTCTTCATTTTGGCATTCTTCCTGTTCTACACCGTTTCTGGCTTCGTTGCTAGTGCAAAGCTCTTCGGTACCATCTTCGGTTTGGATTACACTACCGGCTTGATCATCGGTGCTGTGGTGGTGGTGAGCTATACCTTTATGGGCGGCTTCTTCGCCGTTTGCTGGACTGACTTTATTCAGGCTTCCATGATGCTTGTTGCAGTACTTGTGATTCCTACCATCATCTGCGTTTCCGGTGGCGGCTTTGCTGCTACTATGGATGCCGTGAACGGTCAGAATCCCTACCTCATGAGCCTCTTTACCAATGCTTCTAGCGGTAAGGCTATCGGCTTTGTTGCTTTGATTTCCAGCCTTTCCTGGGGTCTTGGCTACTTCGGTATGCCCCACATCCTGGTGCGTTTTATGTCCATCAAGAATGCCGAAGAAATCAAGCACTCTCGCCGTATTGCCATGACATGGGTCATTATCTGCCTGGGCGCTGTGATCATGATTGGTTTGCTGGGTCGCTACTATGTAAGTGCTAACGGCCTTACCCTCCAGGATCCGGAACGTATCTTCATGGTTCTCTGCCAGGCTCTCTGCCATCCGGCAATCGCTTCTATCCTGATGGCAGCAATTCTTGCCGCTATCATGAGTACTGCTGACTCCCAGCTCCTGGTTTCTGCTTCCGCTTTCAGTAACGACATGTACAAGCACCTGTTCCGCAAGAATGCTTCCAATAAGGAACTGATGTGGGTGAGCCGTGTGGTTGTGGCAGTCATCGCAATTATCGCAGTTCTCGTCGCTCTCCAGGGCGCACCTTCCGCAGACGGTGTTGCTAAGGAAGGCAAGAGCTTCCTGGATGTGGTTATGAGCCTGGTGAGCTTCGCCTGGGGTGGCTTTGGTGCTACCTTCGGTCCTCTGGTTCTGCTCGCCCTCTTCTGGAAGCGCACCACTCTGCCTGCTGCCATTGCTGGTATGCTGGTGGGCGGTATCACCACCTTCGTCTGGAAGTTCTATCTCTCTGGCCTTAGCGGCGAAATTTTCCAGATTTACGAACTGGTTCCGGGCTTTGTCTTTAGCTTTGCCACCATCGTTGTGGTTAGCCTCTTGACCAAGCAGCCCAGCAAGGAAATCCAGGACGAATTTGACGCAGTGGAACACACTCGCCTTTCTGACATGAAGCTCTAA
- a CDS encoding radical SAM protein: protein MRRITLLTNPDKCNLKCPLCFLQQRGHSLDRGEMPLDVAIAAIEKYGDGLKEVIPSTMGEPLLYSQFDNLLDFCRGKGVRLNLTTNGTFPGKWKTDSGMELLLCSCSDIKISALAFEENVNLNKAQWKLNVERLLNCRRMLESQGMRDLSSVSLQVTLHGKNVSEAAGLLHWAEAVGVHRIKWNPVVFLSVAPPSLVAEYGLKEGDVEILRETLTSTKLKCGGSLYFPQNPAGSTADGAAGECPFDGEIWILPDGSEQKCPNPERRFGNPDAPAAQCAHCFMKYPERSEYRSRP, encoded by the coding sequence GACCAATCCGGACAAGTGTAACTTGAAATGTCCTCTTTGCTTCTTACAGCAGAGAGGACATTCTCTGGATAGGGGAGAGATGCCCCTAGATGTTGCAATCGCAGCTATTGAAAAGTACGGCGATGGATTGAAGGAAGTGATTCCTTCTACCATGGGTGAACCATTACTTTATTCTCAATTTGATAATCTTCTTGACTTTTGTCGGGGGAAGGGCGTTCGCCTGAACTTGACCACCAACGGAACGTTTCCTGGAAAGTGGAAAACTGATTCTGGAATGGAATTGCTTCTTTGTTCTTGCAGTGACATCAAGATAAGCGCTCTAGCATTTGAAGAGAACGTGAACTTGAATAAAGCCCAATGGAAATTGAACGTGGAGCGATTGCTGAATTGCCGCCGGATGTTGGAATCCCAAGGAATGCGGGACCTTTCCTCAGTTTCCCTGCAGGTTACACTTCACGGGAAGAATGTTTCTGAGGCTGCTGGCTTATTACATTGGGCGGAAGCGGTTGGCGTTCACCGCATTAAGTGGAATCCGGTTGTATTCCTGAGTGTAGCGCCTCCATCGCTGGTGGCGGAATATGGCTTGAAAGAGGGGGACGTCGAGATCCTGCGGGAAACGTTAACCTCTACGAAATTGAAATGCGGGGGGAGCTTGTATTTCCCGCAGAACCCTGCAGGTTCAACGGCGGATGGTGCCGCGGGGGAGTGCCCCTTTGATGGGGAAATATGGATCTTGCCTGATGGGAGCGAACAGAAATGTCCCAATCCGGAAAGACGATTTGGAAATCCTGATGCACCTGCTGCCCAGTGCGCTCACTGCTTTATGAAATATCCAGAACGGTCAGAATATCGTTCTCGACCTTAA
- the ispG gene encoding (E)-4-hydroxy-3-methylbut-2-enyl-diphosphate synthase: MTKFSEFPYVADRFNAVRRETVQVRVGDALIGGGAPILVQSMTTTKPKDVEKTVQETLDLAKVGCGLVRITTPTFADAAGLEEVMKRIRAAGCKVPVSADIHFQPKAAFEALKWVEKVRINPGNFVDTGILTLEQQTDAMFDEGKEKVAEQFTPFVQEAKRLGRVIRIGVNHGSLSARMIYRYGDTVEGMVESAIEYLAVCEAEHFDQVVLSLKSSNPRVAIAAYRMLAARIKQEGFKPYPFHVGVTEAGAGADGRMKSAAGIGALLLDGLADTIRVSLTEDPVAEVPVAHELIKACALPSAPVSYAVPVLEKDPYHYERRETTPVVLNGVEIGGARPVMVGVRASAASIEGASRGPEFAVASLGDKPVVAFDDAMDIAGFAANPISVPEGSIFCYTGENMVAGVRAMASALEAAGRKDPILLYANIGSTEKDMLRVSADIGSLVTDGIGDAVCIEGYKSPKESVELAFDILQAAYCRRSKTNFISCPSCGRTLYNIQEVMGKIKARFGHLKDLSIGIMGCIVNGPGEMADADFGYVGGGPGRITLFEGKTAVKKNIPEEDAIEELVALIKDRGRWVEP, translated from the coding sequence ATGACTAAGTTTTCTGAATTTCCGTATGTAGCTGACCGCTTTAATGCAGTCCGTAGAGAAACTGTACAGGTTCGTGTTGGCGATGCATTGATTGGGGGCGGTGCCCCCATTTTAGTTCAGTCCATGACAACCACCAAGCCCAAGGACGTGGAAAAGACCGTCCAGGAAACTTTGGATCTTGCCAAGGTGGGCTGCGGTCTTGTCCGTATTACTACTCCCACTTTTGCAGACGCAGCTGGCTTGGAAGAAGTCATGAAGCGTATCCGCGCCGCTGGTTGCAAGGTTCCGGTTTCCGCCGACATCCACTTCCAGCCTAAGGCCGCTTTCGAAGCCCTTAAGTGGGTTGAAAAGGTTCGCATCAATCCGGGTAACTTCGTGGATACTGGTATCCTGACCCTGGAACAGCAGACCGATGCTATGTTTGACGAAGGCAAGGAAAAGGTTGCCGAACAGTTTACGCCTTTCGTTCAGGAAGCAAAGCGCCTGGGTCGTGTGATCCGTATTGGCGTGAACCACGGTTCTCTTTCTGCCCGTATGATTTACCGCTATGGCGACACCGTGGAAGGCATGGTGGAAAGTGCCATTGAATACTTGGCTGTTTGCGAAGCTGAACATTTTGACCAGGTGGTCCTCAGCCTTAAGTCCAGCAATCCTCGTGTGGCAATTGCAGCCTATCGTATGCTTGCAGCCCGCATTAAGCAGGAAGGCTTTAAGCCCTATCCGTTCCACGTTGGTGTGACGGAAGCTGGTGCCGGTGCGGATGGACGTATGAAGTCCGCTGCTGGTATTGGTGCTCTCCTTCTGGATGGCCTTGCTGATACGATTCGCGTTTCCTTGACCGAAGATCCTGTGGCCGAAGTTCCTGTGGCTCATGAATTGATCAAGGCCTGTGCTCTGCCTTCTGCTCCTGTAAGCTATGCAGTGCCCGTTCTTGAAAAGGACCCGTATCACTATGAACGTCGTGAAACCACTCCCGTTGTCTTGAATGGTGTAGAAATTGGCGGTGCACGTCCGGTGATGGTTGGCGTTCGCGCAAGTGCCGCAAGCATTGAAGGTGCGAGCCGCGGTCCTGAATTTGCAGTGGCAAGCCTTGGCGATAAGCCTGTGGTTGCTTTCGATGACGCCATGGATATTGCGGGCTTTGCTGCTAACCCCATTTCCGTCCCGGAAGGATCCATCTTCTGCTATACCGGTGAGAATATGGTGGCTGGCGTTCGTGCTATGGCTTCTGCTTTGGAGGCTGCAGGTCGTAAGGATCCCATTTTGCTTTATGCCAACATCGGTAGCACCGAAAAGGACATGCTCCGCGTTTCCGCTGATATCGGTAGTTTGGTGACCGATGGTATTGGTGATGCTGTCTGCATCGAAGGTTACAAGAGCCCCAAGGAATCTGTGGAACTGGCTTTCGATATTCTCCAGGCTGCCTACTGCCGTCGCAGTAAGACCAACTTCATCAGCTGCCCCAGCTGCGGCCGTACTTTGTACAACATCCAGGAAGTGATGGGTAAAATCAAGGCTCGCTTTGGTCACCTGAAGGATTTGTCCATCGGCATTATGGGCTGTATCGTGAATGGTCCGGGCGAAATGGCTGATGCAGACTTTGGTTATGTGGGTGGTGGCCCTGGCCGCATTACCCTGTTCGAAGGCAAGACCGCTGTTAAGAAGAACATCCCTGAAGAAGACGCTATCGAAGAATTGGTTGCTCTCATCAAGGATCGTGGTCGCTGGGTAGAACCGTAG
- the tsaA gene encoding tRNA (N6-threonylcarbamoyladenosine(37)-N6)-methyltransferase TrmO — MTNPAEYNFKVIAKIKSDFPDKFGIPRQSGILKGLRSAIRFEPEYRIADALRGLEGFSHLWILWIFSENVRLDENGKNSWSPTVRPPRLGGNKRLGVFATRSSFRPNPLAMSCVKIEEIHLSVTDGDYSGPEIIVSGADLMDGTPIIDIKPYLPYADSIENATGGFAHEVLNKGVQVEIPDELRQKLQDEGALTQEQMNALIQILAQDPRPAYQKDPQRVYGFGFAGYEIKFKVENDILTVLDIS, encoded by the coding sequence ATGACAAATCCCGCTGAATACAATTTCAAGGTCATCGCAAAAATCAAGAGCGACTTTCCCGACAAGTTCGGCATTCCCCGCCAAAGCGGGATTCTCAAGGGCTTGCGTTCCGCCATCCGTTTTGAACCCGAATACAGAATTGCAGATGCGCTCCGCGGCCTTGAAGGCTTCAGCCATCTATGGATTCTCTGGATTTTTTCAGAAAATGTAAGACTTGACGAAAACGGAAAAAACAGTTGGAGTCCTACCGTACGCCCGCCCCGTCTAGGAGGAAACAAGCGCCTGGGTGTTTTTGCAACCCGCAGTAGTTTCCGCCCTAATCCTCTGGCCATGAGCTGCGTAAAAATCGAAGAAATTCATCTGAGCGTTACCGACGGAGATTACAGCGGTCCCGAAATTATTGTGAGCGGCGCAGATTTGATGGACGGCACTCCCATCATCGACATAAAGCCCTACCTGCCCTACGCCGACAGCATTGAAAATGCCACAGGCGGATTCGCTCACGAAGTCCTGAATAAAGGCGTCCAGGTGGAAATTCCCGACGAACTGCGCCAGAAACTTCAAGACGAAGGCGCACTCACCCAAGAGCAAATGAACGCGCTGATCCAGATTCTAGCGCAAGACCCGAGACCCGCCTATCAGAAGGATCCCCAACGAGTCTACGGTTTTGGATTTGCCGGCTATGAAATCAAATTTAAGGTCGAGAACGATATTCTGACCGTTCTGGATATTTCATAA